In one window of Halopiger aswanensis DNA:
- a CDS encoding extracellular solute-binding protein produces MPDSYSSPTGRTVRSSIRRRRFVKLTGATGLTASFAGCFGGSDDGASVLQLTATNEWQNNSDAIQEALYDAGLSEDIELEMISGGENTDEMQNQYSQWLNSNQEQPDLLAFDSGWTLPFIVREQILSLEGELSDDVIETVRSDYFEQSVNSVTSQDGELYGVPLYPDFPTIQYRKDLVEDAGYDWEQHATDPLSWEQFSHELADVYDQSDVDYGFNWQAASEIQLGCCVFNEFLTSWGGAYFGNPEENLYGPVGDRPVTVDEEPVLESLRMARTFIHGTDAPDTHDDFAGNITSEEAFQWGLSPSMSPFTDRNAVALRNWPYSININGADDALGEDMGVMPMPYGVPEGEGEYPGTGGSIGALGGWNYCVNPNTTQLEDCLEFLEVLTSEQFQRQNFELVGHIPPRPDVLENAGDVPIMGRYLDALSYAGDHTMARPVTEVWDQQVDPVAQEANAALMGDAGVEEAMSSLADRLSDIEAEYSGS; encoded by the coding sequence ATGCCTGACAGCTATAGCAGCCCGACCGGGCGGACTGTGCGCAGTTCGATTCGGCGACGACGGTTCGTGAAGCTCACAGGTGCGACGGGACTGACGGCGAGTTTCGCAGGCTGTTTCGGCGGCAGCGACGACGGTGCGTCAGTATTGCAGTTGACCGCGACGAACGAGTGGCAGAACAACAGCGACGCGATCCAGGAGGCACTGTACGACGCCGGACTCTCGGAAGACATCGAACTCGAGATGATCAGCGGCGGGGAGAACACCGACGAGATGCAAAACCAGTACTCCCAGTGGCTCAACTCCAATCAGGAGCAACCCGACCTGCTGGCGTTCGACAGCGGCTGGACGCTCCCGTTTATCGTGCGGGAACAGATCCTGAGCCTCGAGGGCGAACTCTCCGACGACGTTATCGAGACGGTTCGCAGCGACTACTTCGAGCAGAGCGTCAACTCCGTGACGAGCCAGGACGGCGAGCTGTACGGCGTGCCGCTGTACCCGGACTTTCCGACGATCCAGTACCGAAAGGATCTGGTCGAAGATGCCGGCTACGACTGGGAACAACACGCGACCGATCCGCTGTCGTGGGAGCAGTTCTCCCACGAGCTCGCGGACGTCTACGATCAGTCCGACGTCGACTACGGCTTCAACTGGCAGGCCGCGTCCGAGATCCAACTCGGCTGTTGCGTGTTCAACGAGTTCCTCACGTCGTGGGGCGGTGCGTACTTCGGCAACCCCGAAGAGAACCTCTACGGACCGGTCGGCGACCGCCCCGTGACCGTCGACGAGGAACCCGTCCTCGAGTCGCTTCGGATGGCTCGGACCTTCATTCACGGAACGGACGCGCCGGACACCCACGACGATTTCGCCGGGAACATCACGTCGGAAGAGGCGTTCCAGTGGGGACTCTCGCCCTCGATGAGTCCGTTCACCGACCGCAACGCCGTCGCGCTGCGGAACTGGCCCTACTCGATCAACATCAACGGGGCCGACGACGCGCTCGGCGAGGACATGGGCGTGATGCCGATGCCCTACGGCGTCCCCGAAGGAGAGGGCGAGTATCCCGGCACCGGCGGTTCGATCGGCGCGCTCGGCGGCTGGAACTACTGCGTGAATCCGAATACGACCCAACTCGAGGACTGTCTCGAGTTCCTCGAGGTGCTGACGAGCGAGCAGTTCCAGCGGCAAAACTTCGAACTCGTCGGCCACATCCCGCCGCGGCCGGACGTCCTCGAGAACGCGGGGGACGTCCCGATCATGGGCCGCTACCTCGATGCACTCTCCTACGCCGGGGACCACACGATGGCCAGGCCCGTAACGGAGGTCTGGGACCAGCAGGTCGATCCGGTCGCCCAGGAGGCAAACGCCGCGCTGATGGGTGATGCCGGCGTCGAAGAGGCGATGTCGAGTCTCGCCGATCGACTGAGCGATATCGAGGCCGAGTACAGCGGCTCATGA
- a CDS encoding glycoside hydrolase family 3 protein — protein MVSKQRRRLLASIGAGTSLPFVTGATTAGSDDGTAASESEGDGEAEPPFDDQVAAVLERLTVEEKVSLLHQYQPPIDRAGLDSFRTGTEALHGVAWLGEATVFPQAIGLGSTWDPDLVRRVGDAVGDEVRAMHNATDGGVGLNVWSPTVDPLRDPRWGRNEEGYAEDPLVTNEIATAYTDGLTGDHPEYLKTAPILKHYIGYNNETERTTTNAEMPPRLLRDYYLPFFRDPIESGTAVGVMASYNVVNGRPMTASPLLDDPIREWAPDANAIMNVSDAWAPLNLTGAQEYFESDEEARAAAVLAGLDSFTEFDADNSTTTDALLGALEEGYLEEDDIDRAAGHVLTVRSLLGAFLDSSEDPYAHLTEEVLGHEDHRELAREAAQKGTVLLKNDADGALPLSEDETVAVVGPLCDRVFEDWYSGTMPYRITLREGMRDRFGPDRLRTDVGADRIALRERSSGEYVSASVGKGGGGLHLQRNDAPSVQLFERIQWTDDHWTLRSTANNRYVTVDGDDLVNSSAGPGGWEVVDEAFEFVDVSGAVVLHHPSSGNYVTVEDGLLQATAEEQSAAARFDVEVRTDGIEAAVEAARDADAAVVAVGTHPLMGGRETQDRDNLAMPHSQRELVERVSDAQSDTAVVLQSSYPVHLEGVEARVPSILWTSHAGQETGRALTDVLVGDVSPGGRLTQTWPRSADRLPDITEYNVAETGMTYRYGQDDPLYAFGHGLTYTSFEYGDLQITPSAPLQPGETATVSVSVANTGSRAADEVVQCYTRQRQSRTDQPDRELRGFERVHLEPGERTTVEFEIDYDEFSFWDVTRRQRVVERATHSVLIGSASDDIRERGSIRVDGEKIPPRDLSTATRAVDADDWSWDEIELLDRSRYEGTVVGMTDGSWVAFHDVDLRDKPTEATVSVANGGNSAVTVELRRGSPDGPVLGQSEASPTGGVYEYEAHTLSLEKATGNNRELYVVVRGGEARVDTIRLE, from the coding sequence ATGGTTAGCAAGCAACGCAGACGCTTACTCGCGAGTATCGGCGCCGGAACGAGCCTACCGTTCGTTACCGGAGCGACCACCGCCGGATCGGACGACGGGACCGCGGCCAGCGAGAGCGAGGGCGACGGCGAGGCAGAACCACCGTTCGACGATCAGGTTGCAGCCGTCCTCGAGCGACTGACCGTCGAAGAGAAGGTTTCGTTGCTCCACCAGTATCAGCCGCCGATCGATCGAGCGGGGCTCGATTCATTCCGGACGGGGACGGAGGCGCTTCACGGCGTCGCCTGGCTGGGTGAGGCGACCGTCTTCCCGCAGGCGATCGGTCTCGGGAGCACGTGGGACCCGGACCTCGTTCGACGGGTCGGCGACGCGGTTGGCGACGAGGTACGCGCGATGCACAACGCGACCGACGGCGGCGTCGGGCTCAACGTCTGGTCGCCGACGGTCGATCCGCTCCGGGATCCCCGCTGGGGCCGCAACGAGGAGGGATACGCGGAAGATCCGCTGGTTACGAACGAGATCGCGACGGCCTACACGGATGGACTGACCGGCGATCATCCGGAGTACCTCAAGACGGCGCCGATACTCAAACACTACATCGGATACAACAACGAGACCGAGCGAACGACGACCAACGCGGAGATGCCGCCCCGCCTCTTGCGCGATTACTACCTCCCCTTCTTCCGGGACCCGATCGAGTCGGGCACCGCAGTCGGCGTCATGGCCTCGTACAACGTCGTCAACGGCCGGCCGATGACGGCGTCACCGCTGCTGGACGATCCCATCCGGGAGTGGGCCCCCGACGCAAACGCCATCATGAACGTCAGCGACGCCTGGGCACCGTTGAACCTCACCGGTGCGCAGGAGTACTTCGAGTCGGACGAGGAAGCGCGCGCCGCCGCGGTGCTTGCTGGGCTGGATAGCTTCACCGAGTTCGACGCCGACAACTCGACGACGACCGACGCCTTGCTGGGGGCACTCGAGGAGGGCTACCTCGAGGAAGACGACATCGATCGAGCCGCCGGCCACGTGTTGACCGTCCGCTCGCTGCTCGGCGCGTTCCTCGACTCTTCGGAGGACCCCTACGCACATCTCACCGAGGAGGTCCTCGGCCACGAGGACCACCGCGAGCTCGCCCGGGAGGCGGCACAAAAGGGGACGGTCCTCCTCAAAAACGACGCCGACGGTGCGCTCCCGCTTTCCGAGGACGAAACCGTGGCCGTCGTCGGGCCGCTCTGCGACCGAGTCTTCGAGGACTGGTACAGCGGCACGATGCCGTACCGGATCACCCTCCGCGAGGGAATGCGCGACCGGTTCGGTCCCGACCGACTCCGGACCGACGTCGGCGCCGATCGGATCGCGCTCAGAGAGCGGTCCTCCGGCGAGTACGTGTCGGCCAGCGTCGGCAAGGGCGGCGGCGGTCTTCACCTTCAGCGCAACGACGCGCCCAGCGTCCAGCTGTTCGAGCGCATTCAGTGGACCGACGACCACTGGACGCTCCGATCGACGGCGAACAACCGGTACGTGACCGTCGACGGCGACGATCTGGTCAACTCGTCGGCGGGGCCGGGCGGCTGGGAGGTGGTCGACGAAGCCTTCGAGTTCGTCGATGTCAGTGGCGCGGTCGTCCTCCACCATCCCAGCAGCGGCAACTACGTGACCGTCGAGGACGGGCTTCTGCAGGCCACTGCCGAAGAGCAGTCTGCTGCCGCTCGGTTCGACGTCGAGGTACGGACCGACGGTATCGAAGCCGCGGTCGAGGCCGCCCGCGACGCCGACGCCGCCGTCGTCGCGGTCGGAACGCATCCGCTGATGGGCGGCCGGGAGACGCAAGATCGAGACAACCTTGCCATGCCCCACTCTCAGCGGGAACTCGTCGAGCGGGTCAGCGACGCCCAGTCGGACACCGCGGTCGTCCTGCAGAGTAGCTACCCGGTCCACCTCGAGGGCGTGGAGGCCCGCGTCCCCTCGATCCTGTGGACCAGCCACGCCGGGCAGGAAACCGGACGCGCCCTGACCGACGTGCTGGTCGGCGACGTCTCTCCCGGCGGCCGCCTGACTCAGACGTGGCCCAGGTCGGCCGACCGGCTCCCCGACATCACCGAGTACAACGTCGCCGAGACGGGCATGACCTACCGGTACGGCCAGGACGATCCCCTCTACGCGTTCGGTCACGGCCTCACCTACACCAGCTTCGAGTACGGCGACCTCCAGATCACCCCGAGTGCGCCACTCCAGCCGGGCGAGACGGCGACGGTCAGCGTCTCCGTCGCGAACACCGGCTCGAGGGCTGCAGACGAGGTCGTCCAGTGCTACACTCGCCAGCGCCAGTCCCGAACGGACCAGCCCGACCGGGAACTGCGCGGGTTTGAGCGCGTCCACCTCGAGCCAGGCGAGCGCACGACCGTCGAGTTCGAGATCGACTACGACGAGTTCTCGTTCTGGGACGTCACCCGCCGACAGCGGGTCGTCGAACGCGCGACCCACTCGGTGCTCATCGGCTCCGCGTCCGACGACATCCGCGAGCGAGGGTCGATCCGCGTCGACGGCGAAAAGATCCCGCCGCGTGACCTCTCGACGGCGACGCGGGCCGTCGACGCCGATGACTGGTCGTGGGACGAGATCGAACTGCTCGACCGTTCGCGGTACGAGGGGACGGTCGTCGGCATGACCGACGGCTCGTGGGTCGCATTCCACGATGTGGATCTCCGGGACAAACCGACGGAAGCGACCGTTTCGGTCGCCAATGGCGGCAACAGTGCGGTGACGGTCGAACTCCGGCGCGGGTCTCCCGATGGTCCCGTGCTCGGTCAGTCGGAGGCCTCGCCGACAGGCGGCGTCTACGAGTACGAGGCGCACACGCTGTCGCTCGAGAAAGCCACCGGCAACAACCGCGAACTCTACGTCGTCGTTCGCGGTGGTGAGGCGCGAGTCGACACGATCCGACTCGAGTGA
- a CDS encoding carbohydrate ABC transporter permease → MSAEDSTTASRVETSTSRSRYRVDRTVLNWLERRSDTQFVYMMLLPVFALLGTMAIWPLLYTGNISLHADNIAGANPVGEFVGLENYVEILTGQANLQRPFFSLSSPFTSAVPVTLIYTVSAVAVETVLGFAMALILNKEFRGRRWARVALILPWAVPIVIQGMIFYLMFQPSIGFAVGPLNDLGLISTTPLANSRDGLFVAVIADIWKQSAFMALLILAGLQSIDRSLYDVAEVAGASRIQQFRTITLPLVLPALLVALLFRTIGALKVYGLVESTAGCNTVPTLSCLVIDLWSGNRYGSAAAVAFIIAALIGVLLLGYLVQIRQQENGGR, encoded by the coding sequence ATGAGCGCCGAGGACAGCACGACGGCATCGCGAGTCGAGACGTCGACGAGTCGGTCGCGATACCGCGTCGATCGCACGGTACTCAACTGGCTCGAGCGCCGCAGCGACACGCAGTTCGTCTACATGATGTTGCTCCCCGTGTTCGCACTGCTGGGGACGATGGCCATCTGGCCGCTACTGTACACGGGCAATATCTCCCTGCACGCGGACAACATCGCCGGCGCGAATCCCGTCGGCGAGTTCGTCGGCCTGGAAAACTACGTCGAGATTCTGACCGGCCAGGCGAACCTCCAGCGGCCCTTCTTCAGCCTCTCGAGTCCGTTCACCAGCGCTGTGCCTGTAACGCTGATCTATACGGTCAGTGCCGTTGCCGTCGAGACGGTGCTCGGATTCGCGATGGCGCTGATCCTGAACAAGGAGTTTCGCGGCCGTCGGTGGGCCCGCGTCGCGTTGATCCTTCCGTGGGCGGTCCCGATCGTGATTCAGGGGATGATCTTCTACCTGATGTTCCAGCCGTCGATCGGGTTCGCGGTCGGCCCGCTCAACGACTTGGGACTCATCTCGACGACCCCGCTGGCCAACAGCCGGGACGGGCTGTTCGTCGCCGTTATCGCCGATATCTGGAAGCAGTCGGCGTTCATGGCGCTGCTCATCCTCGCCGGACTCCAGAGTATCGACCGGAGCCTCTACGACGTTGCCGAGGTCGCGGGCGCCTCGAGAATCCAGCAGTTCCGGACGATCACGCTCCCGCTCGTCCTGCCGGCACTACTCGTCGCACTTCTGTTCCGAACCATCGGTGCGCTCAAAGTGTACGGTCTCGTCGAGTCGACAGCCGGCTGTAACACCGTGCCGACGCTGAGCTGTCTCGTGATCGACCTCTGGAGCGGAAACCGATACGGCTCCGCCGCGGCGGTCGCGTTCATCATCGCTGCCCTCATCGGGGTCTTGCTGCTCGGGTATCTGGTCCAGATCCGCCAACAAGAAAACGGAGGTCGATAA
- a CDS encoding IclR family transcriptional regulator: MSPKAANPIKSTKTTFRIIEALKELDGAGVTELAEHLELPKSNVHNYLSTLEEEEYVVKEGTTFHVGIRFLELGAYARSRRDLYDIARPEMDKIAEKEGELVNLLVEEHGRGTYVYRVAGDDAVEVDAHVGTRVYLHCTALGKAILAHMPEERVEKIIDQHGLPKITENTITDREALYDRLERVREQGVAFDREERLEGLCCAAAPIRSDSGRVLGAISISGPTTRVQGERLEEEIPSLLEQATNVIELNITYS; the protein is encoded by the coding sequence ATGTCCCCAAAAGCGGCCAACCCGATCAAATCGACGAAAACGACGTTTCGTATCATCGAGGCGCTCAAGGAACTCGACGGCGCCGGGGTGACGGAGCTCGCCGAACACCTCGAGCTACCCAAGAGCAACGTCCACAACTACCTCAGTACGCTCGAGGAGGAGGAGTACGTGGTCAAGGAGGGGACGACGTTTCACGTCGGCATTCGATTTCTGGAACTGGGTGCTTACGCCCGCAGCCGGCGGGACCTGTACGATATCGCCCGGCCGGAGATGGACAAGATCGCCGAGAAAGAAGGAGAGTTGGTAAACCTCCTCGTCGAGGAGCACGGTCGGGGGACCTACGTCTACCGCGTCGCCGGCGACGACGCCGTCGAGGTCGACGCCCACGTCGGGACACGGGTCTATCTCCACTGTACGGCGCTCGGAAAGGCGATTCTCGCACACATGCCCGAAGAGCGCGTCGAGAAGATTATCGACCAACACGGGCTGCCGAAGATCACCGAGAACACGATCACGGACCGGGAAGCTCTCTACGACCGACTCGAGCGGGTCCGCGAGCAGGGGGTCGCCTTCGACAGGGAGGAGCGACTCGAGGGGCTCTGCTGTGCCGCGGCGCCGATTCGCAGCGACAGCGGCCGCGTCCTCGGCGCGATCTCGATCTCCGGGCCGACGACCCGGGTACAGGGCGAACGCCTCGAGGAAGAGATTCCGTCGCTGCTCGAGCAGGCGACGAACGTAATCGAACTCAACATCACGTACTCCTGA
- a CDS encoding glycoside hydrolase family 31 protein produces the protein MQCELLRSEADGPCIRTAEGILKLQVIDDAIVRVVLGTEPLTEPATDSPMIVEQSVNADWSLAETESTISLETAALRVDLAKETGALTWRDADGDCLVREPSDGGRCLDPVDVEAMAGENAASPHDTLEREAFSATFELEFADDEAIYGLGQHDDGIANYRGHDQHLYQHNTKVAMPVFVSARGYGLLFDSYSLSTFHDDRHGTYFWSECVDELDFYVVYGPEFDEIVSGFRQLTGTAAMLPKWSYGYVQSKERYKSQDELLEVVDEYREREIPIDCIVQDWQYWPDSTADDPDFEEWGGPAGDWGQWGQKSFEPERFPDPDALTEGLHERNVRLMISIWPNMITGENYEEMADAGHLLDDHDLSAPDNEVNYYDVFDEEARELYWKQANEGLFSHGVDAWWADSTEPYNPDWGLERPLEPAQRLALITDDYKQVFDPAYSNAYSLYQAKGLYEGQRSTTADKRVLNLTRSGYPGQQRYGAITWSGDIEATWDRLEKQLADGLQFTATGNPKWTLDIGAFFVADNTDEEFYANGDFDNGYEDLGYRELYTRWFQFGTFLPLFRSHGTNTPREMWRFGEPGDQFYDTLVKFDELRYRLLPYIYSLAGWETHRDYTMFRHLAFDFRDDERVHDIADQFMFGPSLLVCPVTEPMYYGPDSTSLEERAKAREVYLPEGTEWYDFWTGERYAGGQTILADAPLEKLPLFVRAGSIVPMGPVVQHTEERPDAPWTLRVYPGRDGSFDVYEDAGDGYDYEDGAYAVTPLEWDDTASELAVGEREGSFPEVVETRDLHVVVVDGEQQRGIGVDAHDPQATLTYEGTATSVTIDR, from the coding sequence ATGCAGTGTGAACTTCTGCGTTCGGAAGCCGACGGTCCGTGCATTCGGACCGCGGAGGGCATCCTCAAACTACAGGTAATCGACGACGCGATCGTCAGAGTCGTCCTCGGAACGGAACCGCTCACGGAACCGGCGACCGATAGTCCGATGATCGTCGAGCAATCCGTCAACGCCGACTGGTCGCTCGCCGAAACCGAGTCGACCATCTCGCTCGAGACCGCGGCGTTACGCGTCGATCTCGCGAAAGAGACCGGTGCGCTCACGTGGCGCGATGCCGACGGCGACTGCCTCGTCCGAGAACCGAGCGACGGTGGCCGATGTCTGGATCCCGTCGATGTCGAGGCAATGGCCGGTGAGAACGCAGCTTCGCCGCACGACACGCTCGAGCGGGAAGCCTTCTCGGCGACGTTCGAACTAGAGTTCGCCGACGACGAGGCGATCTACGGGCTCGGCCAGCACGACGACGGCATCGCGAACTACCGCGGGCACGACCAGCACCTCTACCAGCACAACACGAAGGTTGCGATGCCCGTCTTCGTCTCGGCGCGGGGATACGGCCTGCTGTTCGACAGTTACTCGCTGTCGACGTTCCACGACGACCGCCACGGCACGTACTTCTGGTCCGAATGCGTCGACGAACTCGACTTCTACGTGGTCTACGGGCCCGAGTTCGACGAGATCGTCTCGGGCTTCCGCCAGCTTACGGGAACGGCGGCGATGCTCCCGAAGTGGTCCTACGGCTACGTCCAGTCGAAGGAGCGCTACAAGAGCCAAGACGAACTGCTCGAGGTCGTCGACGAGTACCGCGAGCGGGAGATTCCGATCGATTGCATCGTCCAGGACTGGCAGTACTGGCCCGACTCGACCGCTGATGACCCGGACTTCGAGGAATGGGGCGGTCCCGCCGGTGACTGGGGTCAGTGGGGACAGAAGTCATTCGAACCCGAGCGATTTCCCGATCCCGACGCACTGACCGAAGGCCTCCACGAGCGCAACGTCCGGCTGATGATCTCCATCTGGCCGAATATGATCACCGGCGAGAACTACGAGGAGATGGCCGACGCCGGCCACCTGCTGGACGATCACGACCTTTCGGCGCCCGACAACGAGGTCAACTACTACGACGTCTTCGACGAGGAGGCCCGCGAGCTCTACTGGAAACAAGCCAACGAGGGCCTGTTTTCACACGGCGTCGACGCCTGGTGGGCCGACTCGACGGAGCCGTACAATCCCGACTGGGGACTCGAGCGCCCCCTCGAGCCGGCGCAGCGCCTCGCACTGATCACGGACGACTACAAGCAGGTCTTCGATCCGGCCTACAGCAACGCGTACTCGCTCTACCAGGCGAAGGGACTCTACGAGGGCCAACGGTCGACGACAGCGGACAAGCGCGTCCTCAATCTCACCCGGAGCGGCTACCCGGGCCAGCAGCGGTACGGCGCGATCACGTGGTCGGGCGACATCGAGGCGACCTGGGATCGACTCGAGAAGCAGCTCGCCGACGGCCTGCAGTTCACTGCCACCGGGAATCCGAAGTGGACGCTCGATATCGGCGCGTTCTTCGTCGCAGACAACACCGACGAGGAGTTCTACGCGAACGGCGACTTCGACAACGGGTACGAAGACCTCGGCTACCGTGAGCTCTACACCCGTTGGTTCCAGTTCGGTACCTTCCTGCCGCTGTTCCGTTCGCACGGGACGAACACGCCCCGCGAGATGTGGCGCTTCGGCGAGCCCGGCGACCAGTTCTACGACACGCTCGTGAAATTCGACGAACTTCGCTACCGCTTGCTCCCCTACATCTACTCGCTGGCGGGCTGGGAAACCCACCGCGACTACACGATGTTCCGCCACCTCGCGTTCGACTTCCGCGATGACGAGCGCGTCCACGACATCGCCGACCAGTTCATGTTCGGCCCGTCGCTGCTGGTCTGTCCGGTTACCGAACCGATGTACTACGGCCCGGACTCGACCTCTCTCGAGGAACGGGCGAAGGCTCGCGAGGTCTACCTCCCCGAGGGAACCGAGTGGTACGACTTCTGGACCGGCGAACGTTACGCCGGTGGCCAGACGATCCTCGCGGACGCTCCGCTCGAGAAGCTTCCATTGTTCGTCCGCGCCGGCAGCATCGTGCCGATGGGGCCGGTCGTCCAGCACACTGAGGAGCGGCCCGACGCGCCGTGGACGCTGCGCGTCTATCCCGGTCGCGACGGCTCGTTCGACGTCTACGAGGACGCCGGCGACGGCTACGACTACGAGGACGGGGCCTACGCCGTCACACCCCTCGAGTGGGACGATACTGCGAGCGAACTCGCGGTCGGCGAGCGGGAGGGCTCGTTCCCCGAGGTAGTCGAAACCAGAGACCTGCACGTCGTCGTGGTCGACGGCGAGCAGCAACGTGGGATCGGCGTCGACGCACACGATCCGCAGGCGACGCTCACGTACGAGGGTACAGCAACGAGCGTGACGATCGACCGCTAG
- a CDS encoding ABC transporter ATP-binding protein — MGSVRLENVSKRYGDVTAVDDMNLEIDDGEFISLVGPSGCGKSTTLEMISGLTTQSSGSVYIDDEDVTGLPPKDRDIAMVFQNIALFPHMDVFDNMSYGLRIRGTDDEVIERRVDDAVETLQLEGMLDRMPSELSGGQRQRVAIGRAIVRDPEVFLMDEPLANLDAKLRVHMRTELQRIQRKLDVTAIYVTHDQEEAMTMSDRVAIINGGVLQQIAPPLTCYNEPANLFVAGFIGSPSMNFIEGSVTDRRFESETVTVDGVGLEEGSTDAVTLGIRPEDIYPEAAHRNGETAGTVRASVDVIEPIGEKMFVYLVPQGDGHTDDVSADLERDHLLMSVTPDTEIEENEVIDVTFDQSSIHLFDTATGDALVHGLKPEQQPTS; from the coding sequence ATGGGTTCGGTTCGCTTGGAGAACGTGAGCAAGCGGTACGGCGACGTCACGGCTGTCGACGACATGAACCTCGAGATCGACGACGGGGAGTTCATCTCGCTCGTCGGGCCCTCGGGGTGTGGCAAGTCGACGACGCTCGAGATGATCAGCGGCCTCACGACGCAGTCGTCGGGGAGCGTCTACATCGACGACGAAGACGTGACCGGCCTGCCGCCGAAGGATCGGGACATCGCGATGGTGTTCCAGAATATCGCCTTGTTCCCCCACATGGACGTCTTCGACAACATGAGCTACGGGCTCCGAATCCGGGGCACCGACGACGAGGTCATCGAACGCCGAGTCGACGACGCCGTCGAAACGCTGCAACTCGAGGGGATGCTCGATCGGATGCCGAGCGAACTCTCCGGCGGGCAGCGACAGCGCGTCGCGATCGGCCGCGCGATCGTGCGCGATCCCGAGGTCTTCCTGATGGACGAACCGCTGGCGAACCTGGATGCCAAACTGCGGGTGCACATGCGGACGGAACTCCAGCGCATTCAGCGCAAGCTGGACGTGACGGCGATCTACGTCACCCACGATCAGGAGGAGGCGATGACGATGTCCGACCGCGTTGCGATCATCAACGGCGGCGTGCTTCAGCAGATCGCCCCGCCACTGACGTGTTACAACGAACCCGCGAACCTGTTCGTCGCCGGTTTCATCGGCTCGCCGTCGATGAACTTCATCGAGGGGAGCGTGACGGACCGTCGCTTCGAGTCGGAAACGGTCACCGTCGACGGCGTCGGACTCGAAGAAGGGAGTACGGATGCGGTCACTCTCGGTATTCGCCCGGAGGACATCTATCCCGAAGCCGCACATCGAAACGGGGAGACGGCAGGGACGGTCCGCGCGTCGGTCGACGTAATCGAACCGATCGGCGAGAAGATGTTCGTCTACCTCGTGCCGCAGGGAGACGGCCATACCGACGACGTGAGCGCAGACCTCGAGCGGGATCACCTCCTGATGAGCGTCACACCCGATACGGAAATCGAGGAAAACGAAGTGATCGACGTCACCTTCGATCAATCGAGCATTCATCTGTTCGATACGGCGACCGGCGACGCACTCGTTCACGGACTGAAGCCCGAACAGCAGCCGACATCGTGA
- a CDS encoding carbohydrate ABC transporter permease — protein MADASTADESDNVVERTASKAIHDPDTVYRWLTYVGLGFFLTVSLFPFYWLFVLALTPTNQMADMGVVPKGFNPGAFLEVFETVPFHLYILNSVIIAALSTIIVLFVGSIAGYVFGRYEFRGRTPLLLLTLVISYFPPVAFLIPLYRLFTGQVSLIGLESPELYNTPWSIVMPLSAITMPLIIFLLTTFYRQIPDGLEDASRIEGSTRIGALWRIIVPLSAPGVATAGILTFIIVYNEFFFSYLMVTGTPDDWAPILHGIFAFQGTQQVEYNLMAAASIIGVIPMAVIVMVAQERIVSGLTQGALKE, from the coding sequence ATGGCAGACGCATCCACAGCCGACGAAAGCGACAACGTAGTCGAGCGAACCGCCAGCAAAGCGATCCACGATCCCGATACCGTCTACCGGTGGCTCACCTACGTCGGGCTCGGCTTTTTCCTGACGGTCTCGCTGTTCCCGTTCTACTGGCTGTTCGTCCTCGCGCTGACGCCAACCAACCAAATGGCGGATATGGGAGTCGTCCCGAAAGGGTTCAACCCTGGCGCCTTTCTCGAGGTGTTCGAGACCGTGCCCTTCCACCTCTACATCCTGAACAGCGTCATCATCGCTGCGCTCTCGACGATCATCGTCCTGTTCGTCGGCAGCATCGCCGGCTACGTCTTCGGTCGATACGAGTTCCGCGGTCGGACACCGTTGTTGCTGCTAACCCTCGTGATCTCCTACTTCCCGCCGGTCGCGTTCCTCATTCCACTGTATCGGCTGTTCACCGGACAGGTCAGCCTGATCGGTCTCGAGTCACCCGAACTCTACAACACGCCGTGGAGCATCGTCATGCCGCTGAGCGCCATTACGATGCCGCTGATCATCTTCCTGCTGACGACGTTTTACCGGCAGATTCCCGACGGACTCGAGGACGCCTCTCGAATCGAGGGATCGACGCGGATCGGGGCTCTCTGGCGAATCATCGTTCCGCTATCTGCGCCGGGCGTCGCGACGGCCGGGATTTTGACCTTTATTATCGTCTACAACGAGTTCTTCTTCTCGTATCTGATGGTCACGGGCACCCCAGATGACTGGGCGCCGATCCTCCACGGAATCTTCGCCTTCCAGGGGACACAGCAGGTCGAGTACAACCTGATGGCCGCGGCGAGTATCATCGGCGTGATCCCGATGGCGGTGATCGTCATGGTTGCCCAAGAGCGCATCGTAAGCGGACTCACACAGGGTGCGCTCAAGGAGTAG